One Alkalicoccus halolimnae DNA segment encodes these proteins:
- a CDS encoding AAA family ATPase has protein sequence MKGKQERSTIEQPQILKLVENVEKVVVGKRREIELSLIAILSGGHVLLEDVPGVGKTMMVRAIARSLGADFKRIQFTPDLLPSDVTGVSVFNQKTMEFQFRPGPVMTNIVLADEINRTSPKTQAALLEALEEGSVTTDGETRELQQPFFVMATQNPIEYGGTYPLPEAQLDRFLFKFQIGYPTKSEELEVLNRVEKQHPIETLQSVMELETLLSMQEEVKKVYVQKNVKEYIISIVNATRHHHSVYLGASPRASIALMKAGQAFAYIQNRDYVIPDDIKYLAPFTLRHRIMLSSDAKLSDTTTERIVKDVIDQVRIPAGSEQAQ, from the coding sequence ATGAAAGGTAAACAAGAGCGCTCTACAATAGAGCAGCCGCAAATATTGAAACTGGTCGAAAATGTAGAAAAAGTTGTCGTCGGTAAGCGCCGGGAAATAGAGCTTAGTTTAATTGCTATTTTAAGTGGAGGGCACGTGCTGCTCGAAGACGTACCTGGAGTCGGTAAAACGATGATGGTTCGTGCCATTGCCCGTTCGCTTGGAGCTGACTTCAAGCGGATCCAGTTCACTCCGGATCTGCTCCCGTCAGATGTGACCGGCGTGTCTGTATTTAATCAAAAAACGATGGAATTTCAATTCCGTCCCGGTCCGGTAATGACGAACATAGTTCTGGCTGACGAGATCAACCGGACCTCGCCAAAAACGCAGGCGGCCCTGCTGGAGGCGCTGGAAGAAGGAAGTGTAACAACGGATGGAGAAACGCGGGAGCTTCAGCAGCCCTTTTTCGTGATGGCCACTCAAAATCCAATCGAATACGGTGGAACCTATCCGCTTCCGGAAGCGCAGCTGGATCGTTTCCTGTTTAAATTCCAGATTGGGTATCCTACGAAATCCGAAGAGCTGGAAGTGTTGAACCGGGTGGAAAAACAGCATCCAATTGAAACGCTGCAGTCGGTAATGGAACTGGAAACCCTTCTTTCCATGCAGGAGGAAGTGAAAAAAGTTTATGTGCAGAAAAATGTAAAAGAATACATTATCTCTATCGTGAATGCGACCCGTCATCACCACTCTGTCTACCTTGGAGCAAGCCCGCGGGCGTCAATTGCTTTGATGAAGGCAGGGCAGGCGTTCGCTTATATTCAAAACAGAGATTACGTCATACCTGATGATATTAAATATTTAGCTCCATTCACCCTGCGGCACCGCATCATGCTAAGCTCCGATGCCAAGCTTTCCGATACGACAACGGAACGCATTGTAAAGGACGTTATCGATCAGGTGCGGATCCCTGCCGGCAGTGAGCAGGCTCAATGA
- a CDS encoding DUF58 domain-containing protein — MRKIWGTVKPVLQLLTAVLLLISLFSYAMFQGNFVSWFLFYTVVTLIVLITAYAMIPLGNFHVERKSGQGAMQAGNGLTVEIQIERSWLFPFLYLAVEDVTEESLTKQLPYQASKIIFYPTMKRVLTYSYTIPNLKRGKYHSYGVKLSTSDIFGFIKKEKFVSMPSELLVYPKYYNIEQWEAYEKHDSETSIALQDFIEDRTSIAGAREYVPGDKLTSLDWKATARANKLMTKEFEDYVGQNFLVVFNNSVPDTSFAVSDAYEKGIELVTSIIMYAQREQLQLGFWSFGKEGKRFPFGAASEQQKNMVSYLAQTSPDEANLFTKNLKKHEDEIPGGVTLIIVSVELTDDMLDLMRTLLARRVNILFALMDKGKEVDAWEYKRLKKLRENGADAYLLANGFWAESTSKVEGD, encoded by the coding sequence ATGAGAAAAATATGGGGAACAGTTAAACCGGTCCTTCAGCTGCTGACCGCTGTCCTTCTGCTTATTTCCCTGTTCAGCTATGCTATGTTTCAGGGGAATTTTGTGAGCTGGTTTTTATTTTACACGGTTGTTACGTTGATCGTGCTTATAACTGCCTATGCAATGATTCCTCTCGGTAATTTTCATGTGGAGCGGAAAAGTGGCCAGGGAGCCATGCAGGCAGGGAATGGGCTTACGGTTGAGATCCAGATTGAGCGTTCCTGGCTTTTTCCTTTTTTATATTTAGCCGTTGAAGATGTTACCGAAGAATCACTGACAAAACAGCTCCCCTACCAGGCTTCTAAAATTATTTTTTACCCTACGATGAAAAGGGTGCTTACTTATAGTTACACTATTCCAAATTTAAAAAGGGGGAAGTACCATTCCTACGGAGTGAAGCTTTCCACGAGTGACATCTTTGGTTTTATCAAAAAAGAAAAGTTTGTTTCGATGCCTTCCGAGCTGCTTGTTTATCCGAAATATTATAATATTGAACAATGGGAAGCCTATGAGAAGCATGACTCGGAAACCTCCATAGCACTGCAGGATTTTATAGAAGACCGTACTTCCATTGCCGGGGCGAGAGAATATGTCCCGGGGGATAAGCTGACGAGTCTGGACTGGAAAGCAACGGCAAGAGCGAATAAACTGATGACGAAAGAATTTGAAGATTACGTCGGCCAGAATTTTCTGGTTGTCTTTAATAACAGCGTGCCGGACACTTCTTTTGCGGTGTCGGATGCTTATGAAAAAGGGATCGAACTCGTGACTTCCATCATTATGTATGCCCAGAGAGAACAGCTGCAGCTCGGCTTCTGGTCTTTTGGAAAAGAAGGAAAAAGATTCCCTTTCGGGGCAGCCTCGGAACAGCAGAAAAACATGGTTTCCTACCTGGCACAAACCAGTCCGGATGAAGCAAATCTTTTCACAAAAAATTTGAAAAAGCATGAAGATGAAATTCCGGGAGGCGTAACGCTGATTATTGTTTCCGTGGAACTGACAGATGATATGCTTGATCTGATGAGAACTCTGCTGGCCCGGCGGGTGAACATCCTTTTTGCGCTGATGGACAAAGGCAAAGAGGTGGATGCCTGGGAATATAAGCGGTTGAAGAAGCTCCGCGAAAATGGGGCGGACGCTTACCTGCTGGCGAATGGTTTTTGGGCGGAAAGCACGTCGAAGGTTGAGGGTGATTAA